The genomic interval CTATCCGCGGCATGAATATTTCCGGCGCATTCTCTGCAACCTGATTGGGCGCGAGGTGGAAAACGGAGAAATTCCGGCGGATATGGGGCTGCTCGGAACAATGGTTGAGAACATCAGTTTTAATAATGCGAAAGAATATTTTAATGTTCTATAGCGGAAAGACCCATGGACGTCGCGGATGAGAATAAAACCACAGAGTTCACGGAGATTCGAAGAATACCTGCTCTGCACCTCCGATCTCTGTGGTTGAAATTTGTTTCGTGCTTGGGTCTTTTGCTTCGATTCGAAATAAAAAAGTGGAGCAGGGTTTTGCGAATGCAACACTGCAAAGCGGCAATTTTCAGATGAAGTATTAACGGAGATGAACATGTCAGAAAAAGTTGTTTATACATTAGGATGCGGCGACCGGTTCGGTCATCAGGGCAAAGCGCAGCTGGCCGCTTATATTGAGGCGGGGAAAAAAGGCGTACAGGTTTTTCCGGTGTGGAATAAATCCAACCGGGAACACAAAACAGTGCATACAGAACCGGCATCGCTGCGCGTTGAAGCGGATGCCGCAGTGCAAGCATTGAATTGGCATGCGCCGTATTTTGTGGATGCAGATCATATTTCGCTGGCGAATGTTGACGGCTTTATTGACGCGTCCGATTTTTTCACGCTCGACGTAGCAGGAGAAATCGGAAAACCGGCGGCGCAAAATGATATTGATTCATTTGTTGCCGCAATGCAGAAATTTTCCGGCGCTATCGAGCTGCCGGGATTGAATGAAAAACTCTCGGTGACGTCGGATGAGCTTCGCCGCATTGCCGAACACTATTTGCATGCCGTGCAGGAAGCCGGACGGATTTACCGGCACATTGCAGCGAAAAAATCCGGCGCGTTTGCCGTTGAAGTTTCGATGGACGAAACGGACGCGCCGCAAACACCGCTGGAAATGCTGTTTATTCTGGCGATGATTGCGCAGGAAAAAATCCCGGTGGACACCATCGCGCCGAAATTCAGCGGACGGTTTAATAAAGGCGTCGATTATGCCGGTGATGTGGCGCAGTTCGAAAAAGAGTTTGAACAGGATGTGGCGGTACTGCGGTTTGCGGCGGAGCAGTTCGGCTTGAAAAACACGCTGCGGTTGAGCGTTCATTCCGGCAGCGACAAATTTGCCATTTATCCGGCGATGAACCGCATCATAAAAAAATATAATGCCGGACTGCATGTAAAAACCGCCGGCACCACCTGGCTCGAAGAAGTCATTGGACTCGCCGAGGCCGACGGCGACGGATTGGACGTAGCGAAAAAAATCTATGCGAATGCGCTTGGCCGTTACGATGAACTCGCCGCACCGTATGCCACCGTGATTGATATTGATCCGGCAAAACTTCCGCCGGTTGAAACTGTGAACAGCTGGAGCAGCGGACAGTTCGTGAATGCACTGCGGCATGAACAAAACTGTTCGGAATATAATCCAAGTTTGCGGCAGTTAATCCACGTTGCCTATAAAGTTGCTTATGAACTCGGCGATGAATTTTTTAGCGCGCTCGAAAAACACGCAGATATTGTCAACCGCAACGTAACACATAATCTGTTGAACCGCCATCTTCTGCCTGTATTCGGTTAAAAAACACACACAAGCAGGCATAAAACGAGAGTCAAACAAAGACACGGCCGGTGTTTATATCCCGAGGTACGGTCAAAATATGATCCGCGAATTCAATTTTTAAAATGTTCGAACGCCTTGCGTTCCAGTGGTTCACCGGCAAGGGTTAAAATTTCCGGTGCAGCGGTTACAGTTCCGATGCGATGGAATTTGTGTTCGAGTTCGTGGAGGCAATCAAAATCAAACCGATCGGCTTCGTCGCCGCGCACGGTGAAAAGCAGCTCAAAATCTTCACCGTCATAGAGCGCCTGTTCGAGTGTCCCGTTTAACGGAATTTGCGCCGGAATCAGATCTGCGCCGCTGCCGGAAGCTTTTAGAATATGACGGATATCAGTGGCAAGTCCGTCGCTGATATCAATCATTGCGCGCGCATAACCGGACTGCCGGAGCCATTTGCCCTCTTTGACGCGCGGCGTAAATGTCAGATGTTTACCGGTATTCAGCGAATCGCCCAGTGCGCCGGTAACATAAATCGCATCGCCGGCGCGTGCGCCGGAACGGAACACGGCTTTATCTTTCGGCACGCATCCGGCGCCGAAGACGTGCAGTTCAAGCGCCGGTCCCTGCGCGAGATCGCCGCCGGCGAGTTCAACGGAAAATTGCGCGCAAACATCATGTACGCCGGAATATATTTTTTTGAGCGTTTCGAAATTCTGTTCCGGCGGAGCCACCGCGTTGATGAGCAGATATTGCGGATCGGCACCCATCGCCGCAAAATCGCTGAACACGCGCGCAGCGGCTTTCCAGCCGATCTGTTCCGGCGGCGCAGCGGCTGTAAAATGAATTCCGGCGATGAGCGGGTCGGAGGTTAACACCAAATCATACGGCGCGCCGGCAAACGGCAGCACGGCGCAGTCATCGCCGGCGGCTTTCAGATTTGCAGTCAGTGCGGCAATTGCGTTATGCTCTCCAAGGTCTTTTAATGTTTTCATGCACCGATACAACCATTTAAACCCGCCGGCGTAAACCGCTTTCATTATCCGTGGGTGGATTTCATCCCCGGCATTTCTTCATTAGATTTGCAGTGCACACGATGGTTGCATTATAGTTTTCCTGTTCTTTTAACGATATATGTAAATCATTCATTCAGGATTCGGATATGAATAAGAGGGTTTTAGTTACCGGCGGCGCGGGATTTCTCGGCATTAATCTGATTCGCCATCTGATACACCAGGGTGTCACCGATATCGTCTCGCTCGATTTTGCGGAGTTTGACTATCCGGAGCGCGACCGTGTGAACGTGATTACCGGCGACATCCGCGACAAAGCCGCAGTGAAAGCAGCGATGCAGGGCGTGCAATGGGTGATTCACACCGCCGCTGCACTGCCGCTTTACACCAAAGAAGCAATTTTTTCGACGGATATTGAAGGCACGCAAAACCTGCTCGAAGAAGCATATCACCAGAATGTCGAACGCTTCGTGCATATCTCATCGACAGCGGTTTACGGCATCCCCGACCATCATCCGCTGCGTGAAGATGATCAACTGATCGGCGTCGGACCGTACGGCATCGCCAAAATCGAAGCAGAAAAGGTCTGCCTTGAATATCGCGAAAAAGGTATGTGTATTCCGATTATCCGCCCGAAATCATTTATCGGCCCGGAACGTCTCGGTGTCTTTGCATTATTCTACGACTGGGCAAAAGACGGCAAAAACTTCCCGATGATCGGCAGCGGCAAAAACCGGTATCAACTGCTCGATGTTGAAGATTTGTGCGCATCAGTTTATCTCTGCCTGATCAAGGACAAAGATACAGTCAACGATATTTTCAATGTGGGCGCCACCGATTTTACCACGATGAAAGAAGACTATCAGGCCGTGCTCGACCGCGCCGGTTTCGGGAAAAAGATCATCGGATTTCCAGCGAAACCGCTGATCTGGACGCTGCGCATTCTGGAATTTTTCAAACTGTCGCCGCTTTATAAATGGGTTTATGAAACCGCATGCGAAGACTCGTTTGTTTCCACTGAAAAAATTGAAACGCAGCTGCAGTTTTTTCCGGAATATTCCAATCAGCAGGCGCTCGTGCGAAACTATGAGTGGTATCTTGCCAACCTGCACTCGTTCGAAAACAAAGGCGGCGTTTCACATCGCGTCCCGTGGAAACAGGGCATTCTTAAATTTTTTAAACTGTTTTTCTAATTTTGCCGGCGGTTACAGATTTTCAATCCGGCGGATGATGGAGCGGATGATGGTTAGATACAGTTCATCTTTGAGGACGAGGTCTTCAATGCCGGCGTCGATGCTGGGATTGTCATTCACTTCGATGACATAAATTTTCCCGTCAATCTCTTTCAGGTCAACGCCGTACAGTCCGTCGCCCATCAGGTTGGCGGCTTTCAGCGCGGTTTGCACCACTGCCGCCGGCGCGTCTTCCACCCGGAGTGTTTCAGTGTTGCCGAAACGGTTGCCGTTTGTGCCGGACCAGTTGCAAATCTGCCAGTGGCCGCGCGCCATATAATATTTACAAACGTAAAGCGGCCGGCGGTCGAGAATGCCGACGCGCCAGTCAAACTCCGATTGCATGAATTCCTGCGCAATGATCAGGTCGGACTTTTCAAACAGCATTTCGAGCTTCTGACGGAATTCGATTTCGTCGTTGGCTTTGGTAACACCTTTTGAAAACGCGCTGTCAGGCTGTTTTAAAACGCACGGCAGCGTGACTCCCGGCAGTATCGGAATTTTTTTCAGACAGTCTTTTTGCAAGATGACGGTTTTGGGCGCCGGAACTTTGGCGAGCGCAAGCCGTTCAGCGAGATAGACTTTATTCGCGCAGCGCAGAATCGAAAATGGATCATCAATCACAGCCAGCCCTTCAGCAAATGCTTTGCGCGAAAAACGGTAGGTGTGGTGATTCACCGCAGTGGTTTCACGAATGAACAGCGCATCAAATTCCGGCAGACGGTTGTAATCTTCTTTGGTGATAAATTCAGTATAAACATTCAGTTCATCGGCGGCGTCCTGAAATTTTTTCAGCGCGCGTTTAGACGACGGCGCAGAGCTCCCTTCCTCCGGATTCACCAGAATCGCGAGATCGTATGCGTACTGCTGAATTTCAGTTTTGTGAAACCGTTTGCGCGAAAAATAACGCCGTGCAAATTCAGAAAGATGGGGCCGGTCGGTTTCCAATACACCGCCGAGCGACAGCGGTGCGAGCTGCTGAATCAACCATTTTTCGCTGCAGGCAAACGTCACCTTCAAAAGCGGGGATTCAAACAGATTATACAACGCACGGCCGATATAACGGTATTCCGGTTGTACCGTCTGCCCGAAATACACATACAATGTGAATTCCTTTGCCGGTACTTTTGCCAGCGTTTTCTGGATCAGTTCATCGATATCTTCAGCGATGGTCCGCACAATGGTTTGCGACTTAAAATCCTGCATTGTCGTCACGCTTGGAATCGCGCGATGGTCGCGTGCCGCCGCCAGCAACGAAACATAATAGCCGACGGACTGATAACGGTATGACCGGCATAAATTAAAAACACGGGCGTTTTTCATCGTTGCATAGCGCGTATCCGTCAAATACGCCTTCGCAGAGACAATCTCAACTTCCTCAATATCAAATTGCCAGTGCGCCGGGTTGTTCAGAATAATCAAATTATGCACGGCCATATACCAGCTCTCTTTCCGGCGCGGTTTCCAGTGTCAAGCGCATGCGCACCGCAGCGCGTCCTGGCGCATAATAATCTTTTAAAACGCAACCGGTTTCGAAGCCGAACGACTCATACCAGCGGATCAGCCGCCGGTTGCGCCGGTCGGCTTCCAGGCTGACGGCGTTCCGGTTGCGCCGGCGCGCAACGGTAATTGCACGGTGAATTAATTTTTTTCCAATTCCGCTGCCGCGAAACGCCGGCAGAACAGCGATTGAATAGATGCGAACGGTGCGCATGTGAATGTGCAATGTCATCGCACCGGCAATCTGCCGCACGCCGCCGGTTTTTGTCACGGCAATCAGAACCTCCTGCGCCGGACTGTGCAGACTGTGTTGTAA from Kiritimatiellales bacterium carries:
- a CDS encoding NAD(P)-dependent oxidoreductase, coding for MNKRVLVTGGAGFLGINLIRHLIHQGVTDIVSLDFAEFDYPERDRVNVITGDIRDKAAVKAAMQGVQWVIHTAAALPLYTKEAIFSTDIEGTQNLLEEAYHQNVERFVHISSTAVYGIPDHHPLREDDQLIGVGPYGIAKIEAEKVCLEYREKGMCIPIIRPKSFIGPERLGVFALFYDWAKDGKNFPMIGSGKNRYQLLDVEDLCASVYLCLIKDKDTVNDIFNVGATDFTTMKEDYQAVLDRAGFGKKIIGFPAKPLIWTLRILEFFKLSPLYKWVYETACEDSFVSTEKIETQLQFFPEYSNQQALVRNYEWYLANLHSFENKGGVSHRVPWKQGILKFFKLFF
- a CDS encoding N-acetyltransferase; this encodes MDTLTIRSAVPADLPALESVENRCFTASRRSSRRALQHSLHSPAQEVLIAVTKTGGVRQIAGAMTLHIHMRTVRIYSIAVLPAFRGSGIGKKLIHRAITVARRRNRNAVSLEADRRNRRLIRWYESFGFETGCVLKDYYAPGRAAVRMRLTLETAPERELVYGRA
- a CDS encoding RimK family protein; protein product: MAVHNLIILNNPAHWQFDIEEVEIVSAKAYLTDTRYATMKNARVFNLCRSYRYQSVGYYVSLLAAARDHRAIPSVTTMQDFKSQTIVRTIAEDIDELIQKTLAKVPAKEFTLYVYFGQTVQPEYRYIGRALYNLFESPLLKVTFACSEKWLIQQLAPLSLGGVLETDRPHLSEFARRYFSRKRFHKTEIQQYAYDLAILVNPEEGSSAPSSKRALKKFQDAADELNVYTEFITKEDYNRLPEFDALFIRETTAVNHHTYRFSRKAFAEGLAVIDDPFSILRCANKVYLAERLALAKVPAPKTVILQKDCLKKIPILPGVTLPCVLKQPDSAFSKGVTKANDEIEFRQKLEMLFEKSDLIIAQEFMQSEFDWRVGILDRRPLYVCKYYMARGHWQICNWSGTNGNRFGNTETLRVEDAPAAVVQTALKAANLMGDGLYGVDLKEIDGKIYVIEVNDNPSIDAGIEDLVLKDELYLTIIRSIIRRIENL
- the thiL gene encoding thiamine-phosphate kinase, which produces MKAVYAGGFKWLYRCMKTLKDLGEHNAIAALTANLKAAGDDCAVLPFAGAPYDLVLTSDPLIAGIHFTAAAPPEQIGWKAAARVFSDFAAMGADPQYLLINAVAPPEQNFETLKKIYSGVHDVCAQFSVELAGGDLAQGPALELHVFGAGCVPKDKAVFRSGARAGDAIYVTGALGDSLNTGKHLTFTPRVKEGKWLRQSGYARAMIDISDGLATDIRHILKASGSGADLIPAQIPLNGTLEQALYDGEDFELLFTVRGDEADRFDFDCLHELEHKFHRIGTVTAAPEILTLAGEPLERKAFEHFKN
- a CDS encoding tagaturonate epimerase family protein, which produces MSEKVVYTLGCGDRFGHQGKAQLAAYIEAGKKGVQVFPVWNKSNREHKTVHTEPASLRVEADAAVQALNWHAPYFVDADHISLANVDGFIDASDFFTLDVAGEIGKPAAQNDIDSFVAAMQKFSGAIELPGLNEKLSVTSDELRRIAEHYLHAVQEAGRIYRHIAAKKSGAFAVEVSMDETDAPQTPLEMLFILAMIAQEKIPVDTIAPKFSGRFNKGVDYAGDVAQFEKEFEQDVAVLRFAAEQFGLKNTLRLSVHSGSDKFAIYPAMNRIIKKYNAGLHVKTAGTTWLEEVIGLAEADGDGLDVAKKIYANALGRYDELAAPYATVIDIDPAKLPPVETVNSWSSGQFVNALRHEQNCSEYNPSLRQLIHVAYKVAYELGDEFFSALEKHADIVNRNVTHNLLNRHLLPVFG